In Providencia rettgeri, the following proteins share a genomic window:
- the mnmC gene encoding bifunctional tRNA (5-methylaminomethyl-2-thiouridine)(34)-methyltransferase MnmD/FAD-dependent 5-carboxymethylaminomethyl-2-thiouridine(34) oxidoreductase MnmC, which produces MKKNAVQTARLSWNDEGTPMSEQFADIYFSNQNGLEEARHVFLQGNHFPGRFATHPSATCVIAETGFGTGLNFLALWQSFNQFKAANPNATLQQLHFISFEKYPLTKTDLIAAHHCWPELAALSQSLCDSWPQALPGNQRIILENGHVILDLWFGDVNEHISLLKNNLNNKIDAWFLDGFAPSKNPEMWSEQLFTNMANLARLNGTFATFTVAGAVKRGLQQAGFTLKKVKGFGNKREMLTGVLAEKEIDIPTPWFARRKADNPADVAIIGGGLASLAAAYALHHRGAKVTLYCQDVQVAQNASGNRQGAIYPLLTGTNDPLERFFVSAFPFASRFYHQLAKQGLAFEGQWCGVSQLAYNDKVARKIAGMLETEWPADFAIGKNRQQLSDICGVDVNHDGIHYASGGWLCPAQLCESLQQYLQQQGVNFCFEHSVVELKQTEQDWQLLIETAQYKQLTRVHSTVIIANGHKLRQFTQTVNLPISPVRGQVSHIPTNHTLQQLKNVLCFEGYLTPADASGAQHCLGASYQRERLDLDYSEEEQQGNRQKLVDNLPDVTWPRDIDISQQHSRQGIRCVIRDHFPLVGNVPDFEQHLAHYHDLPTKIAKQQPIALAPVHPNLFIFGALGSRGLSTAPLCAELLAAQIFGQVLPFDDETLAELNPNRFWVRKLLLGRPIKLPY; this is translated from the coding sequence GTGAAAAAGAACGCTGTACAAACCGCACGCCTAAGTTGGAATGACGAAGGCACCCCCATGTCTGAACAGTTTGCAGATATCTATTTTTCTAACCAAAATGGCTTAGAAGAAGCTCGCCATGTTTTTTTGCAAGGAAATCATTTTCCTGGCCGTTTTGCTACGCACCCTTCTGCAACCTGTGTAATTGCCGAAACAGGGTTTGGTACCGGTTTGAATTTTTTAGCATTGTGGCAATCTTTTAATCAATTTAAAGCCGCAAACCCCAATGCAACATTACAGCAATTGCATTTCATCAGCTTCGAAAAATACCCATTAACAAAAACAGATTTAATCGCAGCACATCACTGTTGGCCTGAACTTGCTGCCTTATCGCAATCCCTTTGTGATAGCTGGCCACAAGCTTTACCGGGTAACCAGCGGATCATATTAGAAAATGGCCATGTCATATTAGATTTATGGTTTGGCGATGTTAATGAGCACATTTCTTTACTGAAAAATAATTTAAACAATAAGATAGATGCATGGTTTTTAGATGGTTTTGCCCCCTCAAAAAATCCCGAAATGTGGAGTGAACAGCTGTTCACTAACATGGCAAACTTAGCCCGCCTTAATGGGACTTTTGCCACATTTACCGTAGCAGGCGCGGTCAAGCGAGGCCTACAACAAGCTGGCTTCACCCTTAAAAAGGTCAAAGGCTTTGGCAACAAGCGAGAGATGTTAACGGGTGTATTAGCCGAAAAAGAAATTGATATCCCAACGCCTTGGTTTGCAAGACGAAAAGCAGATAACCCAGCTGATGTCGCTATCATTGGTGGTGGGCTCGCCAGTTTAGCAGCGGCCTACGCCCTTCATCATCGCGGTGCAAAAGTTACCCTATATTGCCAAGACGTCCAAGTTGCGCAGAATGCTTCAGGTAATCGCCAAGGGGCTATTTACCCCTTACTCACTGGCACTAACGACCCCCTTGAACGCTTTTTTGTCAGCGCTTTCCCTTTTGCCTCTCGTTTTTATCATCAGCTGGCCAAACAAGGGCTCGCATTTGAAGGTCAATGGTGTGGTGTGAGCCAATTAGCCTATAACGACAAAGTGGCTCGCAAAATAGCAGGAATGTTAGAAACCGAGTGGCCGGCTGATTTTGCGATTGGTAAAAATCGTCAGCAACTGAGTGATATTTGCGGCGTTGATGTCAACCATGATGGCATTCATTATGCTTCTGGAGGATGGCTGTGCCCTGCTCAACTGTGTGAGAGTTTGCAACAATATTTGCAACAACAGGGAGTCAACTTCTGTTTTGAACATAGTGTCGTTGAATTAAAACAAACGGAACAAGATTGGCAGTTATTAATTGAAACGGCACAATACAAACAGCTAACACGTGTTCACTCAACAGTCATCATTGCTAATGGGCACAAGTTGCGCCAATTTACACAAACCGTTAATTTACCCATTTCACCTGTGCGTGGGCAAGTCAGCCATATTCCAACCAATCATACGCTACAACAGCTGAAAAATGTTTTGTGTTTTGAAGGGTATTTAACGCCAGCCGATGCCTCTGGCGCGCAACATTGCTTAGGCGCTAGTTATCAGCGTGAACGACTTGATTTAGATTATAGTGAGGAAGAACAACAAGGAAACCGCCAAAAACTGGTTGATAACCTACCCGATGTGACTTGGCCTAGGGATATCGATATTTCCCAGCAACATTCACGCCAAGGTATTCGTTGTGTTATTCGTGACCACTTCCCTTTGGTAGGAAATGTGCCTGATTTCGAGCAACATTTGGCGCACTATCATGATTTACCGACTAAAATCGCCAAGCAACAGCCCATCGCCCTAGCGCCTGTTCACCCAAATTTATTTATTTTTGGTGCATTAGGGTCAAGAGGGTTATCAACCGCCCCACTTTGTGCAGAATTACTTGCCGCCCAAATTTTTGGGCAAGTGCTCCCATTTGACGATGAAACCCTTGCAGAACTCAACCCAAACCGTTTTTGGGTAAGGAAATTATTATTAGGTCGCCCTATTAAACTCCCTTATTAA
- a CDS encoding GNAT family N-acetyltransferase: MANIRLATPFDAKHLPAVEASAGQAFSSVEKYQWLAEGEGQTEQDHLGFISAQLEWVVVNDCDEPIGFINAENHHHSLHICEVSVCQQWQGQGLGKKLIKQVLDAALARKITVVTLTTCRDVPWNAPYYQRLGFKILEINELTTELQAILQSEVDAGFAAEDRCAMAISLT; this comes from the coding sequence ATGGCGAATATTCGTTTAGCAACCCCCTTTGATGCCAAGCACCTTCCTGCTGTAGAAGCTTCTGCAGGGCAGGCGTTCTCGAGTGTCGAAAAATATCAATGGCTTGCTGAGGGAGAGGGACAAACAGAGCAAGACCACCTCGGCTTTATTTCAGCGCAATTAGAATGGGTTGTGGTGAATGATTGTGATGAACCAATTGGCTTTATCAATGCTGAAAATCATCATCATAGCCTGCATATTTGTGAGGTTTCTGTTTGCCAGCAATGGCAAGGTCAGGGGCTGGGTAAAAAGTTGATTAAGCAGGTTCTTGATGCCGCTTTGGCACGCAAGATCACGGTAGTGACATTGACCACTTGCCGTGATGTGCCTTGGAATGCACCTTATTACCAACGCTTAGGTTTTAAAATTCTTGAAATTAATGAGCTAACCACCGAGTTACAGGCTATTTTACAATCTGAGGTCGATGCAGGGTTTGCAGCTGAAGACCGCTGTGCAATGGCTATTTCATTAACTTAA
- a CDS encoding YfcL family protein: protein MLADLETRILTKIDDMVEHASDDELFAGGYLRGHLTLAVAELEEENETSSEALYQRVEVSIQNAIKAGELTPPDQVLVLDMWKNLLNNAI, encoded by the coding sequence ATGCTTGCGGATTTAGAAACACGCATACTAACGAAAATTGATGATATGGTTGAACACGCGAGTGATGATGAGCTCTTCGCTGGCGGCTATTTGCGTGGTCACTTAACCCTTGCTGTAGCTGAACTGGAAGAAGAAAACGAAACCAGTTCTGAAGCATTATACCAACGTGTTGAAGTCAGTATTCAAAATGCCATCAAAGCAGGCGAATTGACGCCACCAGACCAAGTATTGGTATTAGATATGTGGAAAAACTTATTAAATAACGCAATTTAA
- a CDS encoding elongation factor P hydroxylase has protein sequence MSTHNYQDLINIFDECFGVTYNTRLVKGDDEPIYLPADEAVPYHRIVFAHGFFTSGLHEISHWCIAGEARRQQVDYGYWYCPDGRDEKTQCEFEVVEIKPQALDWLFCVAVGIPFNVSCDNLEGDFEPDRIAFMRKVHAQVMLYLENGIPERPLRFINALQLFYNTPPLCAEAFPYPEDIFA, from the coding sequence ATGAGTACACATAATTATCAGGATCTAATCAATATCTTTGATGAATGCTTTGGTGTGACATATAACACTAGGCTGGTAAAAGGGGATGATGAACCCATTTATTTACCCGCAGATGAGGCTGTGCCTTATCACCGAATTGTATTCGCACACGGCTTTTTCACCAGTGGATTACATGAAATCTCACATTGGTGTATCGCAGGGGAAGCAAGGCGCCAACAAGTTGATTACGGCTATTGGTATTGCCCTGATGGGCGAGATGAAAAAACACAGTGTGAGTTTGAAGTGGTGGAAATCAAACCTCAAGCACTTGATTGGTTGTTTTGTGTTGCTGTTGGCATTCCATTTAATGTCAGTTGTGACAACTTAGAAGGGGATTTTGAGCCTGACCGCATTGCGTTTATGCGCAAAGTTCATGCCCAAGTGATGCTTTATTTAGAAAATGGCATCCCTGAGCGCCCATTACGCTTTATTAATGCGTTACAATTGTTTTACAATACGCCACCTCTTTGTGCAGAAGCTTTTCCTTACCCGGAAGATATTTTTGCCTAA